The following are encoded together in the Pectinophora gossypiella chromosome 14, ilPecGoss1.1, whole genome shotgun sequence genome:
- the LOC126372700 gene encoding uncharacterized protein LOC126372700, which yields MESVLTPPSPFRFDGNSLDLASSSLSDNWAKWKNGYEIYSKACEIYKKEKEVQLNILLHVVGEQCREILKQSTKCITAEDVFKKLDEHFRIKRNVTVERHRFFKRDQKGHETIDQYVYDLRKLAQTCEFGTLEEDLIKDRLVCGVISPAICERLLREDDLNLKKALEICRAAIVSKAYSESIKRDSEPTYEITKENQETSNENIWVVRRGAAASSRGRGGAWSGRGARRERWARARPPPAAGAARTSQRSAAPTAPPAAASCMHCGVQWVRVGSGAQAQPCV from the coding sequence ATGGAAAGTGTATTAACCCCACCGTCGCCGTTTAGATTTGATGGAAATTCGTTAGACTTAGCTTCAAGTAGCTTGAGTGACAATTGGGCGAAATGGAAAAATGGATATGAGATTTACAGCAAGGCTTGTGAAATATACAAAAAGGAAAAGGAAGTACAGTTAAATATATTGTTGCATGTGGTAGGTGAACAGTGTCGcgaaattttaaaacaatcaaCGAAATGTATTACGGCTGAAGATGTTTTTAAAAAGTTGGATGAACACTTTAGAATAAAGAGAAATGTAACTGTTGAGCGGCACAGATTTTTCAAAAGAGACCAAAAAGGTCATGAAACCATAGACCAGTATGTGTATGATTTAAGGAAACTGGCTCAAACCTGCGAGTTTGGAACACTTGAAGAGGACTTGATAAAGGATAGACTAGTGTGTGGTGTTATCAGCCCAGCGATCTGCGAGCGACTTCTTCGAGAAGACGACTTGAATTTAAAGAAGGCATTAGAAATATGTCGAGCTGCCATAGTGTCTAAAGCATACTCAGAAAGTATAAAACGAGACAGTGAACCAACATACGAGATAACAAAAGAAAATCAAGAAACAAGCAATGAGAACATCTGGGTCGTGCGTCGTGGCGCGGCGGCATCGTCCCGAGGGCGTGGCGGGGCATGGagcgggcgcggggcgcgccGCGAGCGCTGGGCGCGGGCCCGGCCGCCACcagccgccggcgccgcgcgtACGTCACAGCGGTCCGCCGCCCCCACCGCCCCGCCCGCAGCAGCGTCCTGCATGCATTGTG